In the genome of Tannockella kyphosi, one region contains:
- a CDS encoding RsmF rRNA methyltransferase first C-terminal domain-containing protein, whose protein sequence is MENAFQIRMHSLLQEEYPAFIEALQKDSVKGFYTNPLKSDCIAYLDSKYIHHHPYIHHGYTFDYQDYPLGKHPYFACGTYYIQEPSAMVVGDLLDVKEDDYILDMCGAPGGKTCQVASKLSLEGLMITNDITSNRATILSSNVERFGLENTIVTNCDPVHFSSIFPGYFDKIILDAPCSGEGMFRKLDQAITTWSVQKVIDCAIIQRNLIDHAYSMLKEDGILIYSTCTYSLEENEQQVQYCIDELGMEPIRIPLQNGMQPGINQPTSIRLYPHCNHGEGHFVAMLQKKQSTKDCKVKRMQTNCNKEQIQLVTKFYHDYLNIPVPSHLYNSNNHIYAFQNHFPDLKGVRVLRNGLYLGECKKGRFEPSLSLAHTLHKKEVKQYYQFSANSKEVQDYLLGLTLEGSNNKGYGIIFVDDFALSFYKESNNQIKNLYPKGLRIKK, encoded by the coding sequence ATGGAAAATGCTTTTCAAATAAGAATGCATTCATTGTTACAAGAGGAATATCCTGCTTTTATAGAAGCTTTACAAAAAGATTCTGTGAAAGGATTTTATACAAATCCTTTAAAGAGTGATTGTATTGCTTATTTAGATTCTAAATATATTCATCATCATCCTTATATTCATCATGGTTATACGTTTGATTATCAAGATTATCCTTTAGGAAAACATCCTTATTTTGCTTGTGGAACATATTATATTCAAGAACCTAGTGCAATGGTTGTTGGTGATTTATTGGATGTTAAAGAAGATGATTATATTCTTGATATGTGTGGGGCTCCTGGAGGGAAAACATGTCAGGTGGCTAGTAAATTGTCTTTGGAAGGATTAATGATTACAAATGATATTACTAGTAATCGTGCTACTATTCTTTCTAGTAATGTAGAACGTTTTGGTTTAGAGAATACGATTGTAACAAATTGTGATCCTGTTCATTTTAGTTCTATTTTTCCTGGTTATTTTGATAAAATTATTTTAGATGCACCTTGTTCTGGAGAGGGTATGTTTCGTAAACTAGATCAAGCAATTACTACTTGGTCTGTTCAAAAGGTAATAGATTGTGCTATTATTCAAAGAAATTTAATCGATCATGCCTATTCTATGTTAAAAGAAGATGGCATCTTAATCTATTCTACTTGTACCTATTCTCTAGAAGAAAATGAGCAACAAGTACAATACTGTATCGATGAATTAGGGATGGAACCTATTCGTATCCCTCTACAAAATGGAATGCAACCTGGCATAAATCAACCTACTAGCATCCGTTTGTATCCTCATTGTAATCATGGTGAAGGTCATTTTGTTGCAATGTTACAAAAAAAACAATCAACAAAAGATTGCAAAGTAAAAAGAATGCAAACAAATTGTAACAAGGAACAAATTCAGTTAGTTACAAAATTTTATCATGATTATTTAAACATTCCTGTTCCATCTCACTTATATAATTCAAACAATCATATTTATGCTTTTCAAAATCACTTTCCTGATTTAAAAGGTGTTCGAGTATTACGTAATGGCTTATATTTAGGAGAATGTAAAAAAGGAAGATTTGAACCAAGTTTATCTTTAGCTCATACTTTACATAAAAAAGAAGTGAAACAGTATTATCAATTTAGTGCTAATTCTAAAGAAGTTCAAGATTATTTATTAGGTCTTACATTAGAAGGTAGTAATAACAAAGGATATGGAATAATATTTGTAGATGATTTTGCTCTATCTTTTTATAAAGAAAGCAATAATCAAATTAAAAACTTATACCCTAAAGGGTTACGAATAAAAAAATAG
- the thrS gene encoding threonine--tRNA ligase, with translation MRDFKAELELNTLNHSCAHVMAQAIKHLYPQAKFWVGPVVSEGFYYDVDLGEEAIKDEDIPRIEKEMKKICKDGKRISKQEITKEEALEMFKDDEYKLDLISSLEDGTITCYSQGDFTDLCRGPHVDTVKACRNFKLLKHSGAYWKGDKDNKVLQRIYGVCFESPEALQEHLDLMEEAKKRDHKKLGKELDLFMMSEYASGMPFFLPKGMILRNILENYWYEEHTKEGYQFIKTPIMMSKELWEVSGHWANYQENMYTSMVDDRDFAIKPMNCPGSLLVYKNGLYSYKDLPLRMGELGQVHRHEASGALNGLFRVRTFTQDDAHIFMTPEQIESEVVRLIGFIDRVYSSLKLEYNIELSTRPEEKYIGDLEIWEKSEDALAKACVAAGKEYKLNPGDGAFYGPKLDFHVKDSIGRVWQCGTIQLDMNLPERFDITYVDSEGKKVRPVMVHRVIFGSIERFIGILIEHFAGLFPMWLAPVQCAVLPVKNEYHDAYANEVLEKLTAKGFRVELDNREEKLGYRLREAQLSKIPYSLVLGDSERDQGTVTYRMHGSQKQTTVAFDEFVTMLQEQVENKI, from the coding sequence ATGAGAGACTTTAAAGCAGAATTAGAATTAAATACATTGAATCACTCTTGTGCTCATGTCATGGCACAAGCTATTAAACATTTATACCCACAGGCTAAGTTTTGGGTAGGGCCAGTTGTAAGTGAAGGGTTTTATTACGATGTGGATTTAGGGGAAGAAGCGATCAAAGATGAAGATATCCCAAGAATCGAAAAAGAAATGAAAAAAATATGTAAAGATGGAAAACGTATTTCAAAACAAGAAATCACAAAAGAAGAAGCATTAGAAATGTTTAAAGATGATGAATATAAATTAGATTTAATTTCATCATTAGAAGATGGAACAATTACATGTTATAGTCAAGGTGACTTTACTGATTTATGTAGAGGACCACATGTTGATACAGTAAAAGCATGTCGTAACTTTAAATTATTAAAACATTCAGGTGCTTATTGGAAAGGTGATAAAGATAATAAAGTATTACAACGTATTTATGGTGTATGTTTTGAATCACCTGAAGCACTACAAGAACATTTAGATTTAATGGAAGAAGCTAAAAAAAGAGATCATAAAAAATTAGGAAAAGAATTAGATTTATTTATGATGTCTGAATATGCATCAGGGATGCCATTCTTTTTACCAAAAGGAATGATTTTAAGAAATATATTAGAAAACTATTGGTATGAAGAACATACTAAAGAAGGATATCAATTTATTAAAACACCAATTATGATGTCTAAAGAATTATGGGAAGTAAGTGGTCATTGGGCTAACTACCAAGAAAATATGTACACAAGTATGGTAGATGATCGTGATTTTGCGATTAAACCAATGAACTGTCCAGGAAGTTTATTAGTATATAAAAATGGTTTATATTCTTATAAAGATTTACCACTACGTATGGGTGAATTAGGACAAGTACATCGTCATGAAGCTAGTGGTGCTTTAAATGGTTTATTTAGAGTTCGTACATTTACTCAAGATGATGCTCATATCTTTATGACACCTGAACAAATTGAAAGTGAAGTAGTACGTTTAATAGGATTTATTGATCGAGTATATAGTTCATTAAAATTAGAATATAATATTGAATTAAGTACTAGACCAGAAGAAAAATATATTGGTGATTTAGAAATCTGGGAAAAAAGTGAAGATGCGCTAGCTAAAGCTTGTGTTGCAGCAGGAAAAGAATATAAATTAAATCCTGGAGATGGTGCTTTTTATGGGCCTAAATTAGATTTTCATGTAAAAGATTCTATTGGAAGAGTATGGCAATGTGGTACAATTCAATTAGATATGAATTTACCAGAAAGATTTGATATTACTTATGTAGATAGTGAAGGTAAAAAAGTAAGACCAGTAATGGTTCATCGTGTAATCTTTGGTTCTATTGAAAGATTTATTGGAATTTTAATTGAACATTTTGCAGGTTTATTCCCAATGTGGTTAGCTCCAGTACAATGTGCTGTATTACCTGTTAAAAACGAATATCATGATGCTTACGCTAATGAAGTACTTGAAAAATTAACAGCAAAAGGATTTAGAGTAGAATTAGATAATCGTGAAGAAAAATTAGGTTATCGTTTACGTGAAGCCCAATTATCAAAAATCCCTTATTCTTTAGTATTAGGTGATAGTGAAAGAGATCAAGGAACAGTAACTTATCGTATGCATGGTTCTCAAAAACAAACAACAGTAGCTTTTGATGAATTTGTAACAATGCTTCAAGAACAAGTAGAAAACAAAATATAA
- a CDS encoding flavodoxin, which translates to MSKVAVVYWSGTGNTEKMAEFVAKGAVEAGFEVDSIQAVDFKEEACANYDAYAFGCPSMGAENLEECDFQPMWDSVKGSLGTKKVVLFGSYGWGSGEWMDDWKQDCSATLVDTFICNDEPDELSQVECFELGKKLA; encoded by the coding sequence ATGAGTAAAGTAGCAGTAGTTTATTGGAGTGGGACTGGTAATACAGAAAAAATGGCGGAATTTGTAGCGAAAGGTGCTGTTGAAGCTGGCTTTGAAGTTGATTCAATTCAAGCGGTAGATTTCAAGGAAGAAGCATGTGCTAATTATGATGCTTATGCGTTTGGTTGTCCATCAATGGGAGCTGAAAATCTAGAAGAGTGTGATTTTCAACCAATGTGGGATTCTGTGAAAGGATCACTTGGAACAAAGAAAGTAGTTTTATTTGGATCTTATGGATGGGGTTCTGGAGAATGGATGGATGATTGGAAACAAGATTGTTCAGCAACTTTAGTAGACACATTTATTTGTAATGATGAACCTGATGAACTATCACAAGTTGAATGTTTTGAATTAGGTAAAAAATTAGCTTAG
- a CDS encoding carboxypeptidase-like regulatory domain-containing protein, protein MNRKDKYQLQFGDELSLVETEELVQDLDLDTVDIGYTGGVTGCVVDETNTVVAGATVKIFDNNFKPIKHTMTDENGQYNLSSLEPGTYTCHAIKDGYSLSQKITVSINDTFVTLNDIIITKNLVISNGILYGIVYNKYNVPLGDVEVVLSKIVDGEEEVVSRTLSARDGEYVIYDLDAGIYQLYASSEDYYLDDKIDVVITLNANTKEYLYLTKSNNAKEGTINGIIRDKKTLTPLSNACVCLYTIDEESEESLVSMTFTNRDGKYFFGYVPEGRYIVKSKVSQE, encoded by the coding sequence GTGAATAGAAAAGATAAATATCAATTACAATTTGGTGATGAATTAAGCTTAGTAGAGACTGAGGAATTAGTCCAAGACTTAGACTTGGATACTGTTGATATCGGTTATACTGGTGGTGTTACAGGATGTGTGGTTGATGAAACAAATACGGTTGTAGCAGGAGCTACAGTAAAAATATTTGATAACAACTTTAAACCTATTAAGCATACAATGACTGATGAAAATGGTCAGTATAATTTATCTAGTCTAGAACCTGGAACTTATACATGTCACGCTATTAAAGATGGTTATAGTTTATCTCAAAAGATTACTGTTTCTATTAATGATACTTTTGTAACCTTAAATGATATTATAATTACTAAAAACTTAGTAATTAGTAATGGTATTTTATATGGTATTGTGTATAACAAATACAATGTGCCTTTAGGAGATGTTGAAGTTGTATTATCTAAAATAGTGGATGGAGAGGAAGAAGTCGTATCACGAACACTTAGTGCTCGTGATGGAGAATATGTTATTTACGACTTAGATGCCGGTATTTACCAATTATATGCGTCAAGTGAAGATTATTATTTAGATGATAAGATTGATGTTGTTATTACTTTAAATGCGAATACGAAAGAATATCTATATCTTACAAAAAGCAATAATGCAAAAGAAGGAACAATTAATGGTATTATTAGAGATAAAAAAACATTAACTCCATTATCAAATGCTTGTGTTTGTTTATATACGATCGATGAAGAAAGTGAAGAAAGCTTAGTTTCTATGACTTTTACAAATCGAGATGGAAAATACTTCTTTGGATATGTTCCAGAAGGAAGATATATTGTTAAATCTAAGGTGAGTCAAGAATGA
- a CDS encoding DUF6110 family protein encodes MFGFFKEEKVALFLGGVVAGIAGLQVAKTKKARELTVQGIAQGIILKDTVMEEVTNLREEAEEICNEAKALAKKDCDCGE; translated from the coding sequence ATGTTTGGTTTTTTTAAAGAAGAAAAAGTAGCTTTATTTTTAGGTGGAGTAGTGGCAGGTATTGCTGGTCTACAAGTAGCTAAAACAAAAAAAGCTCGTGAATTAACAGTACAAGGGATTGCTCAAGGAATTATTTTAAAAGATACAGTGATGGAAGAAGTAACAAACTTACGTGAAGAAGCAGAAGAAATTTGTAATGAAGCAAAAGCATTAGCAAAAAAAGATTGTGATTGTGGTGAATAA
- a CDS encoding lysophospholipid acyltransferase family protein: protein MKRIILIVIRILYLVPYWLGVLVPRYKDTQKYSHEQRYMFMKEKVSIINKKARVKVQTYGLENLPEQSGYLMTPNHQGLEDPVAIVQTHPTPARAIVKIELTKVFLMKDIITILDCIPMDRDDVRGSVRIIKQAANAIKEGQNFFVFPEGTRCKNKNEMLDFKGGTFKIATSSRAPIVPVAIIDSYKVFDVPSIQPVTVQIHYLPAIYYDEYKDMNTNEIAVMVQQRIKECIQTHEK from the coding sequence ATGAAAAGAATTATCTTAATTGTTATAAGAATCTTATATTTAGTACCTTATTGGTTAGGTGTTTTAGTACCTAGATACAAAGATACACAAAAATATAGTCATGAACAAAGATATATGTTTATGAAAGAAAAAGTAAGCATTATTAATAAAAAAGCAAGAGTAAAAGTTCAAACCTATGGTTTAGAGAACTTACCTGAACAATCAGGTTACTTAATGACACCAAATCATCAAGGTTTAGAAGATCCTGTAGCAATAGTACAAACACATCCAACACCTGCAAGAGCAATTGTAAAAATAGAACTAACAAAAGTTTTCTTAATGAAAGATATTATTACTATTCTAGATTGCATTCCGATGGATCGTGATGATGTACGTGGGTCTGTGCGTATTATTAAACAAGCAGCTAATGCGATTAAAGAAGGACAAAACTTCTTTGTTTTTCCAGAAGGAACACGTTGTAAAAATAAAAATGAAATGTTAGATTTTAAAGGTGGAACCTTTAAAATAGCGACATCTAGTAGGGCACCAATTGTACCAGTAGCTATTATTGATAGTTATAAAGTATTTGATGTACCCTCTATTCAACCAGTAACTGTGCAAATACATTACTTGCCGGCTATTTATTATGATGAATACAAAGATATGAATACAAATGAAATAGCAGTAATGGTCCAACAAAGAATTAAAGAATGCATTCAAACACATGAAAAATAG
- a CDS encoding IS110 family RNA-guided transposase, which translates to MKIIGIDIGKLSHVFSVMNKEDGEILVNASKISNNKEGFDYLIKTLNKYPKDQILIGMEDTGHYHFALLKYLLVKKYTVALINPTTTDLSRRLHGGITKTDALDTITICDILSSSNRNKAYRISKENSFEFYEQKQLTRHHHNLKEELNVYTNRLQKCIDIVFPEYNSLFKSKYGNVYMRLLKTFQSASKISKADIRLIRKCFDIKGRGLRISLTPEEVKEVAKHSIGMSSIAEEIQIKHLIDQIELLKAQLDEIDKKIEEFSIENNSPILSIPGISHFSGTSILTELGNINNYSKSSKIIKFAGVAPYHYESSQYTAKHSAITKKGSKYLRKTLYQIILPVINHNPVFKAYYQEKLAQGKGHRCAQGHCIRKLLRVIYHLLKTNQTFDPSLLR; encoded by the coding sequence ATGAAAATCATTGGCATCGACATTGGCAAACTAAGTCATGTTTTTTCTGTTATGAACAAAGAAGATGGAGAAATCTTAGTTAACGCATCAAAGATTTCAAACAACAAAGAAGGGTTTGATTATCTTATAAAGACATTAAATAAATATCCAAAAGATCAAATCCTTATTGGTATGGAAGATACCGGTCATTATCACTTTGCATTGCTCAAGTATTTACTCGTTAAGAAGTACACTGTTGCACTAATTAATCCAACAACTACTGATTTATCACGCAGACTCCATGGTGGTATTACAAAAACAGATGCACTTGATACGATAACAATTTGTGATATCTTATCTTCATCAAATCGTAATAAAGCCTATCGTATTTCAAAAGAAAACTCATTTGAGTTTTATGAACAAAAGCAATTAACAAGGCATCATCATAATTTAAAAGAAGAATTAAACGTCTACACAAATCGTCTTCAAAAGTGTATTGATATTGTTTTCCCTGAATATAACAGCCTTTTTAAGTCAAAATACGGAAATGTATATATGCGTTTATTAAAAACATTTCAAAGCGCTAGTAAAATATCAAAAGCTGATATACGCCTAATTCGTAAATGCTTTGATATTAAGGGAAGAGGATTAAGGATTTCATTAACTCCTGAAGAAGTGAAAGAAGTAGCCAAACATTCCATTGGTATGTCATCGATTGCAGAAGAAATTCAAATCAAACATTTAATTGATCAAATTGAATTACTTAAGGCACAACTTGATGAAATAGACAAAAAAATAGAAGAGTTTTCCATTGAAAACAACTCTCCTATACTATCCATACCAGGAATTTCTCACTTCTCTGGTACGTCTATTTTAACAGAATTAGGAAATATAAACAACTACTCTAAATCTTCTAAAATAATTAAATTTGCAGGAGTTGCTCCATATCATTATGAATCAAGCCAGTACACAGCCAAACACAGCGCAATAACAAAGAAAGGTTCTAAGTACTTAAGAAAAACCTTATATCAAATTATCTTGCCTGTAATCAATCATAACCCCGTGTTTAAAGCCTACTATCAAGAAAAGCTAGCACAAGGGAAAGGACATCGTTGTGCCCAAGGTCACTGCATCCGAAAATTACTTCGAGTTATATATCATTTATTAAAAACAAATCAAACATTTGATCCATCATTATTACGATAA
- a CDS encoding beta/alpha barrel domain-containing protein, with the protein MKKEVPVINSKLRGHNVSVPKCIRDASGIIINGTRVKSLLFSTDVAVIANSDGDAIIAVYPFTPTLQITNAIIDVSQRPVFVGVGGGTTAGSRVREIALDAELHGAIAVVLNAPTKTEFIKSLAQHIDIPIVLSIISLDEDLEERMLHSGASIVNVSGGKDTVKIIKELRKIDPDFPIIATGGPSDETIKEAIQAGANAITYTPPSNGEIFKKMMEDYRGRCKKENEKQTIK; encoded by the coding sequence ATGAAAAAAGAAGTCCCAGTAATTAATTCCAAACTTCGTGGACATAATGTAAGTGTTCCTAAGTGTATTCGTGATGCAAGTGGAATTATCATTAATGGAACAAGAGTGAAATCTTTGTTATTTTCAACCGATGTTGCTGTCATTGCTAATAGTGATGGAGATGCAATTATTGCAGTATATCCTTTTACCCCAACTCTTCAAATAACAAATGCAATTATCGATGTCTCACAACGTCCAGTATTTGTTGGAGTAGGTGGTGGTACTACAGCTGGTTCAAGAGTTCGTGAAATTGCATTAGATGCAGAATTACACGGGGCAATAGCAGTCGTTTTAAATGCTCCTACTAAAACAGAATTCATTAAATCATTAGCACAACATATTGATATTCCTATTGTATTATCAATTATTTCTTTAGATGAAGACTTAGAAGAAAGAATGCTTCATTCTGGAGCAAGTATTGTTAATGTTTCAGGTGGCAAAGATACAGTGAAAATTATCAAGGAATTACGTAAAATAGATCCTGATTTCCCTATTATTGCAACTGGTGGACCTAGTGATGAAACGATTAAAGAAGCAATCCAAGCTGGTGCCAATGCTATTACGTATACACCACCATCTAATGGAGAAATATTCAAAAAGATGATGGAAGATTATCGTGGGCGTTGTAAAAAAGAAAATGAGAAACAAACCATAAAATAA
- a CDS encoding dihydrofolate reductase, whose product MITIIVATDDNLLIGKEDSSNGMPWSLPEDLKHFKETTINKTIVMGLTTYQAIGRPLPNRKTIVVSFDEFVDERVSVCRDLIGLLEEYKNSEEELFISGGASIYKQALPYASKLLISRVPGTHTGETYFPSFEAFDYQLSKETPFETFMLQEYTRELTI is encoded by the coding sequence ATGATTACAATAATAGTAGCAACAGATGATAATCTGTTGATAGGAAAAGAGGATTCTAGTAATGGAATGCCTTGGTCTTTACCAGAAGATTTAAAACATTTTAAAGAAACAACAATTAATAAAACGATTGTAATGGGATTAACTACTTATCAAGCAATTGGTAGACCACTACCAAATCGTAAAACGATTGTTGTTAGTTTTGATGAATTTGTTGATGAAAGAGTAAGTGTATGTCGAGATTTAATTGGATTATTAGAAGAATATAAAAATAGTGAAGAAGAATTATTTATTTCTGGAGGAGCTTCTATTTATAAACAAGCATTACCTTATGCTAGTAAGTTATTAATATCAAGAGTACCGGGAACTCATACAGGAGAAACTTATTTTCCTAGTTTTGAAGCATTTGATTATCAACTTTCAAAAGAAACACCATTTGAAACATTTATGTTACAGGAATATACTAGAGAGCTAACTATATAA
- a CDS encoding thymidylate synthase, which yields MKQYLEMCQYVLENGDDRDDRTGTGTRGVFGYQTRYNLLEGFPLLTTKKMFLRPIAEELLWFLKGDTNIKYLVDRNVRIWNEWPYVAYTKTPEFQGETMDEFIEKIKTDDIFAGKYGELGPVYGKQWRDFNEEGVDQIQQLVDSLINNPFSRRHIVCAWNPAQIDKMALPPCHAFLQFYVSADKKYLSCQLYQRSADIFLGVPFNIASYALMTEMLAQVCGYQAKEFVHTIGDAHIYLDHFDVVKEQISREVLPTCKLVLNKEVKSIFDFKIEDIKIEDYQCHGKLVGKVSV from the coding sequence ATGAAACAGTATTTAGAAATGTGTCAGTATGTTTTAGAAAATGGTGATGATCGAGATGATCGTACAGGTACTGGTACAAGAGGTGTTTTTGGATACCAAACAAGATATAATTTGTTAGAAGGGTTTCCCCTTCTAACAACAAAGAAAATGTTTTTAAGACCTATTGCAGAAGAATTGCTATGGTTTTTAAAAGGCGATACAAATATTAAATATTTAGTGGATCGTAATGTTCGTATTTGGAATGAATGGCCATATGTTGCATATACAAAAACTCCAGAGTTTCAAGGAGAAACAATGGATGAATTTATTGAAAAGATAAAAACAGATGATATTTTTGCAGGAAAATATGGAGAATTGGGTCCTGTATATGGAAAACAGTGGCGTGATTTTAATGAAGAAGGAGTTGATCAAATTCAACAACTTGTAGATAGTTTAATAAACAATCCTTTTTCAAGAAGACATATTGTTTGTGCTTGGAATCCTGCCCAAATTGATAAAATGGCTTTACCACCATGTCATGCTTTCTTACAATTTTATGTAAGTGCTGATAAAAAATACTTATCATGTCAACTATATCAAAGAAGTGCAGATATCTTTTTAGGGGTACCTTTTAATATTGCTTCTTATGCTTTGATGACGGAAATGTTAGCACAAGTTTGTGGTTATCAAGCCAAAGAATTTGTACATACAATAGGGGATGCACATATTTATTTAGATCATTTTGATGTAGTGAAAGAACAAATTTCTAGAGAAGTATTACCAACATGTAAATTAGTATTAAATAAAGAAGTGAAATCTATTTTTGATTTTAAAATAGAAGATATTAAAATAGAAGACTATCAATGTCATGGTAAATTAGTCGGAAAGGTAAGTGTTTAA
- a CDS encoding GNAT family N-acetyltransferase: MLSLELVDYCHIDKIQEFMNAINQSGEVFCGTGMLMNFQDDLTKYIQVEKKIHLGISEDSSLVPGTTLVCLENDEVVGFVNIRHCLNEFLLAKGGHIGYSVHPMHRKKGYGTWMLNKAIDYCKQKDIYPILVTCDKDNIGSRRVIEANKGKLETEGVTLRYWIGKENERL, from the coding sequence ATGCTTTCATTAGAATTAGTAGATTATTGTCATATTGATAAAATACAAGAATTTATGAATGCGATTAATCAATCTGGTGAAGTGTTTTGTGGCACCGGAATGTTGATGAACTTTCAAGATGACTTAACTAAATATATACAAGTAGAAAAAAAGATACACTTAGGTATATCTGAAGATTCCTCGTTAGTACCTGGAACTACCCTTGTATGTTTAGAAAATGATGAGGTGGTTGGTTTTGTTAATATACGTCATTGTTTAAATGAGTTTTTATTGGCTAAAGGTGGACATATAGGTTATAGTGTTCATCCAATGCATCGTAAGAAGGGTTATGGCACCTGGATGTTAAATAAGGCAATAGATTATTGTAAACAAAAAGATATTTATCCGATTCTTGTCACTTGTGATAAGGATAATATTGGATCAAGAAGAGTAATTGAAGCAAACAAAGGAAAATTAGAAACAGAAGGAGTAACATTACGTTACTGGATAGGAAAAGAAAATGAGAGACTTTAA
- the zupT gene encoding zinc transporter ZupT, which translates to MEGNVLFALSLTMIAGIATGLGSAMILFTKQTNKKVLSFSLGLSAGVMLYVSFVEIISKSVDSLVLVYGEKLGNTFTVLGFFGGIFIIAIIDKLIPEMGNPHEIHTVEEMDGNSEDHKQRLMRMGVFTALAIGIHNFPEGLATFIAAYQDPTMGIAITFAIAIHNIPEGIAVAVPIFYATGSRSKAFIYSFLSGLSEPVGAILGYFLFIQFIGDEAFGFIFAAVAGIMVYISLDELLPAAREYGEHHIAMWGLISGMAIMAISLLLFI; encoded by the coding sequence ATGGAAGGAAACGTATTGTTTGCATTATCCTTAACAATGATCGCAGGAATTGCAACAGGTTTAGGAAGTGCAATGATTTTATTTACAAAACAGACAAATAAGAAAGTCTTATCTTTTAGCTTAGGTTTATCAGCTGGAGTTATGTTATATGTATCATTTGTGGAAATAATTAGTAAATCAGTAGATTCTTTAGTATTGGTTTATGGTGAGAAGTTAGGGAATACTTTTACGGTTTTAGGATTTTTTGGAGGGATATTCATTATTGCAATAATTGATAAACTGATACCAGAAATGGGGAATCCTCATGAAATTCATACAGTAGAAGAAATGGATGGAAATAGTGAAGATCATAAACAACGTCTTATGAGAATGGGTGTTTTTACTGCATTAGCAATTGGAATCCATAATTTTCCTGAAGGATTAGCTACTTTTATTGCTGCTTATCAAGATCCAACAATGGGAATAGCAATTACATTTGCAATTGCTATTCATAATATTCCAGAAGGGATTGCAGTGGCAGTACCAATTTTCTATGCGACCGGTAGTCGTTCAAAGGCTTTTATTTATTCTTTTTTATCAGGTTTATCAGAACCAGTAGGTGCTATTTTAGGATATTTTCTATTTATTCAATTTATTGGTGATGAAGCATTTGGATTTATTTTTGCAGCGGTTGCTGGGATTATGGTTTATATTAGTTTAGATGAGTTATTACCGGCAGCTAGAGAGTATGGAGAACATCATATTGCAATGTGGGGATTAATAAGTGGTATGGCGATTATGGCAATAAGTTTATTATTATTTATCTAA